In the Gossypium arboreum isolate Shixiya-1 chromosome 10, ASM2569848v2, whole genome shotgun sequence genome, one interval contains:
- the LOC108465482 gene encoding uncharacterized protein LOC108465482 isoform X1: MEFVIAIVSSIVAKAVELTISPIKNHVKYLSNHQQYVETLKNRAERLKDARDGLQHSVDAAKRNGEEIEGDVGKWLSAVDKKIPELAEKVMQDEEKAKKKCFIGLCPNFWTRYKLSLKAEEDAKAVAELLEHGKFGRVSNRAAPQGNVVPPVKGYQEFESRTSILIGIMEALKDDSVSVIGVHGMGGIGKTTLVKEIAGKVEGKMFDSVVIATVTQAMDIEKIQNQIADFLGLKFEEQSMVGKAFRLRERMKEKRILVVLDDIWEKLDIEEVGIPLGDEHKGCKLLLTSRELNVLSNGMDAQKTFPIGFLNEKEAWGLFKKKAGDCVESCDLKPTAMEVAKKCAGLPIAIETVAGALRNKRLFEWKNALRELERPSSSKFTGIAAVHSAIEWSFNYLESEEVKLTFLLCSVIGHNGFVEDLVRYTLGLGLFDGVYTMEEARNKVLTVVANLKASALLLDSYNDKRFDIHDVVWDAALAIASKAYRMLVLRDHDSKEWSGKLKMKSWSVISLRCPQIIANLPKEMECSGLSFFHMAYDGAVKISPNFFKQTEGLKVLDLVGMQFPSLPESITHLTDLRMLCLKRCAVDNITMLGELKNLEILDLAKSGIKELPKEMAQLTQLRLLDLSWCRELKIIPPNVLSGLSKLKELYMGESFVEWEKGGVVENKRKNASLDELNNLPCLTTLYVRILDVQMIPKHRFVEKLDRFMIFVGNYGNYNCCYNYESLKALKLMFYTNIDLDNGMKMLLIKTQDLCLERLEEVKNVLVELNNGKDLPHLKRLHVKNGMHVQYIKTNKIGFSELCFITLENLPQLVSFCSPDERCSTKPLLLFNKQTCHWITNLRSLIIKGCGKLEHLLSPSLAGSLVQLQCFKIEDCDALRDIILAEEIEEERKDVICFHQLNSLYIEGLSNLIFFSSGNQNIEFPLLKQLTIQRCPKLIGFVSQSSNQSGMHALFSEKVAVPSLEDMNISGLSNLKMIFYNDLAPGSFQNLRKISLRWCGSLKNLFPVSIAKDLPQLEEIRIIDCGVEDIVSKGEGVDIILAEEIEEETKDVICFHRLNSLYIEGLSNLIFFSSGNQNIEFPLLKQLTIKRCPKLIGFISQSSNQSGMHALFSEKVAVPSLEDMNISELNLKMIFYNDLAPGSFQNLRKISLCWCWSLKNLFPVSIAKDLPQLEEICIRGCGVEDIVLKGEGVVEQPVRFEFPQVSYLEVKRVEKLKCFYEGQHTIVWPMLKKLKTEGSVLLKMVASEHLRLVQGNEQPVLLVEEVFPKLEELELQNFGDMDQFPPDLFQHIKVLAVCFGSGFSLFPFVRRFYNLEGLEFSNFDFKHIVHFKGDAGTLPPIRNLKLFSARNLIWRKDSDLHHILSNLQTLTVQNCDDWINIRVFSSSLQNLTILDVSRCEMMTNLVTTSVLKNLVQLTTIKVNKCTKMTEIVGNEGDCHQTIVVSKLKCLQLWNLESLTSFCPGYYNFEFPCLEELVMEYCPRLKIFSDGVLSTPQLQRIKHLGKWSWTSDLNTTIQQLYTKKGGCHNRYGNFNISDTFPESIEIWTRNPQEMLGFKNFTNMQFYKCRSLKYIFTPSILFSLNLLQRIEVKECSSMEQVVREEEEAMTHKFTFLSLLYVTIELCSNLTNFHLGSQALEFPCLSDITIKECPKMTAFSSSVSKESGDASENVVDEGSTNDNNAAFFSNKVVIPSLKHLDLSSINIHKIWHHSSSPSIEYLRSLHVTSCHNLKYLLPSFLVKDLVQLKFLRIVDCNMMEQVIFKDGLDEEHQGRNQMFFSQVCALKITLNSNF; this comes from the exons ATGGAGTTTGTTATTGCTATCGTTAGCTCTATTGTCGCTAAAGCTGTAGAGCTTACGATCTCTCCTATAAAAAACCACGTCAAATACCTTTCCAATCATCAGCAATATGTTGAGACCCTCAAGAACCGAGCTGAGAGGCTGAAAGATGCAAGGGACGGACTGCAGCATTCTGTTGATGCAGCTAAACGAAACGGTGAAGAGATCGAAGGTGATGTTGGCAAATGGCTGTCTGCAGTCGACAAAAAGATCCCTGAACTAGCAGAGAAAGTGATGCAAGATGAagaaaaagcaaagaaaaagTGTTTCATTGGTTTGTGTCCTAATTTTTGGACTCGTTACAAGCTTAGCCTGAAAGCTGAAGAGGACGCAAAGGCTGTTGCCGAGCTACTTGAACATGGCAAGTTTGGAAGGGTTTCAAATCGTGCAGCTCCGCAAGGTAACGTGGTTCCACCAGTTAAAGGTTACCAGGAATTCGAGTCAAGAACGTCGATTTTGATTGGAATAATGGAGGCACTAAAAGATGATAGCGTCAGCGTTATTGGGGTGCATGGTATGGGTGGGATTGGGAAAACAACGCTGGTCAAAGAAATCGCTGGAAAGGTCGAGGGCAAGATGTTTGATTCGGTTGTCATAGCAACCGTAACTCAAGCCATGGATATTGAGAAGATTCAGAACCAAATTGCAGACTTCTTGGGCTTGAAATTTGAGGAACAGAGTATGGTTGGAAAGGCATTTCGACTACGAGAAAGAATGAAGGAGAAGAGGATTTTGGTTGTGTTGGATGATATTTGGGAAAAGTTAGATATTGAGGAAGTTGGGATTCCTTTGGGAGATGAACACAAGGGATGCAAGTTGCTGTTAACTTCTAGAGAGCTCAATGTTTTATCAAATGGGATGGATGCTCAGAAAACTTTTCCCATTGGGTTTTTAAATGAAAAGGAAGCCTGGGGCCTGTTCAAGAAGAAGGCTGGTGATTGTGTTGAAAGTTGCGATTTGAAGCCTACAGCTATGGAGGTAGCCAAAAAATGTGCAGGACTGCCGATAGCCATTGAGACAGTTGCAGGGGCTTTGAGAAACAAAAGGTTGTTTGAATGGAAGAATGCTTTACGAGAACTAGAGAGGCCTTCGTCAAGCAAATTCACGGGGATAGCTGcggtacattcggctatagagtGGAGTTTTAATTATTTAGAAAGCGAGGAAGTTAAGCTGACGTTCTTGCTTTGCAGTGTAATAGGCCATAATGGTTTCGTTGAGGACTTGGTAAGATATACTCTAGGTTTGGGTTTATTTGATGGTGTCTACACTATGGAAGAAGCTAGAAATAAAGTATTGACGGTTGTGGCTAATCTCAAAGCGTCTGCCTTGTTGCTTGATAGTTATAATGATAAGCGCTTTGATATCCATGATGTTGTTTGGGATGCTGCTTTAGCTATTGCATCGAAGGCCTACCGTATGCTTGTTTTGAGAGATCATGATTCAAAGGAGTGGTCCGGTAAGTTGAAAATGAAGAGCTGGAGTGTGATCAGCTTACGTTGTCCTCAGATTATAGCTAACCTTCCTAAGGAGATGGAGTGTTCAGGACTTTCCTTTTTCCATATGGCCTATGATGGCGCGGTTAAAATTTCTCCCAATTTCTTCAAACAAACCGAAGGCCTCAAAGTCTTAGATTTGGTCGGAATGCAGTTTCCATCCCTGCCTGAATCAATCACTCACCTCACAGACCTTCGCATGTTGTGTCTAAAACGATGTGCAGTTGATAACATAACTATGCTTGGAGAGCTCAAGAATTTAGAAATCCTTGACCTTGCTAAGTCAGGTATCAAAGAACTACCTAAGGAGATGGCACAATTGACTCAATTAAGGTTGTTAGATTTGAGTTGGTGTAGAGAACTCAAAATCATCCCACCGAATGTGTTATCAGGTTTgtctaaattaaaagaattatatATGGGTGAAAGCTTTGTTGAATGGGAAAAGGGAGGAGTAGTTGAAAATAAGAGGAAAAATGCAAGCCTTGATGAATTAAACAATTTGCCTTGTCTAACTACTTTATATGTTCGTATTCTTGATGTCCAAATGATACCAAAGCACCGGTTTGTTGAGAAATTAGACAGATTCATGATTTTCGTAGGtaattatggaaattataattgtTGCTATAATTATGAATCTCTGAAAGCATTGAAGCTCATGTTTTATACAAACATTGATTTGGACAATGGGATGAAAATGTTGTTGATAAAGACACAAGATTTGTGCCTAGAGAGACTTGAAGAGGTCAAGAATGTACTTGTGGAGTTAAATAATGGGAAAGATCTTCCGCATTTAAAGAGACTTCATGTCAAAAATGGTATGCATGTCCAATATATTAAAACGAACAAAATTGGATTTTCTGAATTATGCTTCATCACACTTGAAAATTTACCGCAACTCGTTAGCTTTTGCTCTCCAGACGAAAGGTGTTCCACTAAGCCCTTGCTACTTTTCAATAAACAG ACATGTCATTGGATTACGAATTTGAGGAGCTTGATCATCAAAGGATGCGGTAAGTTGGAGCATCTGTTATCACCCTCTCTCGCTGGAAGTCTGGTGCAGCTCCAATGCTTTAAGATAGAGGATTGCGATGCGTTAAGGGACATAATACTTGCGGaggaaattgaagaagaaaggaaAGATGTGATTTGTTTCCATCAATTAAACTCCCTGTATATAGAAGGTCTTTCAAACCTCATCTTCTTCAGCTCAGGAAACCAGAATATCGAGTTCCCATTGTTGAAACAGCTAACAATTCAGCGTTGCCCCAAGTTAATAGGATTCGTTAGTCAGAGTAGTAATCAGTCCGGCATGCACGCTCTCTTCAGTGAGAAG GTTGCAGTTCCTAGCTTGGAAGACATGAATATCTCTGGGTTGAGTAATTTGAAGATGATATTTTATAATGACCTAGCACCAGGTTCCTTTCAAAATCTACGAAAAATAAGTCTGCGGTGGTGTGGGAGCCTGAAAAATCTATTTCCAGTTTCAATAGCCAAAGATCTTCCACAACTTGAAGAAATACGCATCATAGATTGTGGAGTGGAAGATATTGTATCGAAAGGGGAAGGAGTGGACATAATACTTGCAGAGGAAATTGAAGAAGAAACGAAAGATGTGATTTGTTTCCATCGATTAAACTCCCTGTATATAGAAGGTCTTTCAAACCTCATCTTCTTCAGCTCAGGAAACCAGAATATCGAGTTCCCATTGTTGAAACAGCTAACGATTAAGCGTTGCCCCAAGTTAATAGGATTCATTAGTCAGAGTAGTAATCAGTCCGGCATGCACGCTCTCTTCAGTGAGAAG GTTGCAGTTCCTAGCTTGGAAGACATGAATATCTCTGAGTTGAATTTGAAGATGATATTTTATAATGACCTAGCACCAGGTTCCTTTCAAAATCTACGAAAAATAAGTCTGTGCTGGTGTTGGAGCCTGAAAAATCTATTTCCAGTTTCAATAGCCAAAGATCTTCCACAGCTTGAAGAAATATGCATCAGAGGTTGTGGAGTAGAAGATATTGTATTGAAAGGGGAAGGAGTGGTGGAGCAGCCTGTGAGGTTTGAGTTTCCGCAAGTGTCTTACCTTGAGGTTAAACGGGTAGAAAAGCTCAAATGTTTCTATGAAGGGCAACATACAATAGTCTGGCCGATgttgaaaaaattgaaaacagAAGGTTCTGTTTTGCTAAAGATGGTGGCTTCGGAACATCTCCGATTAGTCCAAGGAAATGAGCAGCCAGTTTTGTTGGTTGAAGAG GTCTTTCCCAAATTAGAGGAACTTGAGTTACAAAATTTTGGTGATATGGACCAATTTCCACCAGACTTGTTTCAACATATTAAAGTTCTTGCAGTGTGTTTTGGCTCTGGATTTTCTTTATTTCCTTTCGTCCGAAGATTCTACAATCTGGAAGGACTTGAGTTTTCTAATTTTGATTTCAAACATATAGTCCATTTTAAAGGAGACGCCGGGACTCTCCCACCAATTAGAAATCTGAAATTGTTTAGTGCCAGAAATCTTATTTGGAGGAAAGATTCGGATCTTCACCATATTCTTTCTAATCTTCAAACACTCACAGTTCAGAATTGTGATGATTGGATAAATATTAGAGTCTTCTCCTCATCTTTACAAAATCTCACAATTTTGGATGTGTCACGTTGTGAAATGATGACAAACTTAGTTACAACCTCAGTACTTAAGAATCTTGTGCAATTAACGACAATAAAGGTAAACAAGTGCACTAAAATGACAGAAATAGTGGGAAACGAGGGAGACTGTCATCAGACAATAGTTGTTAGTAAATTGAAATGTTTACAACTATGGAATTTGGAGAGCCTCACAAGCTTTTGCCCAGGGTATTACAACTTCGAGTTTCCTTGTTTGGAAGAATTAGTTATGGAATATTGTCCTAGGTTAAAGATCTTTTCTGACGGAGTTTTAAGCACTCCACAATTACAGAGAATAAAACACCTTGGGAAATGGAGTTGGACAAGTGACCTTAATACCACCATACAACAGCTCTACACAAAAAAG GGTGGATGCCATAACCGATATGGTAATTTCAACATCTCTGACACATTTCCGGAGTCGATAGAAATATGGACTAGGAACCCTCAAGAAATGTTGGGCTTCAAAAACTTTACCAACATGCAGTTTTATAAATGTAGAAGCTTGAAGTACATATTTACTCCGTCTATACTTTTTAGCCTCAATCTACTACAAAGGATAGAAGTGAAAGAATGCAGTTCAATGGAACAAGTAGTTAGGGAGGAGGAGGAAGCAATGACACATAAATTTACATTTCTTTCGCTACTCTACGTAACAATTGAGTTGTGTTCCAACTTGACAAATTTCCATTTGGGAAGTCAAGCTCTTGAATTTCCATGTTTGAGTGACATCACAATAAAAGAGTGTCCAAAAATGACTGCATTTTCTTCCTCAGTTTCAAAAGAGAGTGGTGATGCAAGTGAAAACGTGGTTGATGAAGGAAGCACCAATGATAACAATGCAGCTTTTTTCAGCAATAAG GTTGTCATTCCTAGTTTGAAGCATCTGGATTTGTCCTCCATTAACATTCATAAGATATGGCACCACTCATCCTCCCCATCTATCGAATACCTAAGGTCCTTGCACGTGACGAGTTGTCACAATTTGAAATACCTGCTCCCGTCTTTCTTAGTAAAAGACCTTGTGCAACTCAAATTCCTTAGAATTGTGGACTGTAATATGATGGAACAAGTAATATTCAAGGATGGATTGGATGAGGAACATCAAGGGAGGAATCAGATGTTTTTCTCACAAGTTTGTGCTTTGAAAATTACTTTGAATTCCAATTTTTGA
- the LOC108465482 gene encoding probable disease resistance protein At4g27220 isoform X3 produces the protein MEFVIAIVSSIVAKAVELTISPIKNHVKYLSNHQQYVETLKNRAERLKDARDGLQHSVDAAKRNGEEIEGDVGKWLSAVDKKIPELAEKVMQDEEKAKKKCFIGLCPNFWTRYKLSLKAEEDAKAVAELLEHGKFGRVSNRAAPQGNVVPPVKGYQEFESRTSILIGIMEALKDDSVSVIGVHGMGGIGKTTLVKEIAGKVEGKMFDSVVIATVTQAMDIEKIQNQIADFLGLKFEEQSMVGKAFRLRERMKEKRILVVLDDIWEKLDIEEVGIPLGDEHKGCKLLLTSRELNVLSNGMDAQKTFPIGFLNEKEAWGLFKKKAGDCVESCDLKPTAMEVAKKCAGLPIAIETVAGALRNKRLFEWKNALRELERPSSSKFTGIAAVHSAIEWSFNYLESEEVKLTFLLCSVIGHNGFVEDLVRYTLGLGLFDGVYTMEEARNKVLTVVANLKASALLLDSYNDKRFDIHDVVWDAALAIASKAYRMLVLRDHDSKEWSGKLKMKSWSVISLRCPQIIANLPKEMECSGLSFFHMAYDGAVKISPNFFKQTEGLKVLDLVGMQFPSLPESITHLTDLRMLCLKRCAVDNITMLGELKNLEILDLAKSGIKELPKEMAQLTQLRLLDLSWCRELKIIPPNVLSGLSKLKELYMGESFVEWEKGGVVENKRKNASLDELNNLPCLTTLYVRILDVQMIPKHRFVEKLDRFMIFVGNYGNYNCCYNYESLKALKLMFYTNIDLDNGMKMLLIKTQDLCLERLEEVKNVLVELNNGKDLPHLKRLHVKNGMHVQYIKTNKIGFSELCFITLENLPQLVSFCSPDERCSTKPLLLFNKQTCHWITNLRSLIIKGCGKLEHLLSPSLAGSLVQLQCFKIEDCDALRDIILAEEIEEERKDVICFHQLNSLYIEGLSNLIFFSSGNQNIEFPLLKQLTIQRCPKLIGFVSQSSNQSGMHALFSEKVAVPSLEDMNISGLSNLKMIFYNDLAPGSFQNLRKISLRWCGSLKNLFPVSIAKDLPQLEEIRIIDCGVEDIVSKGEGVDIILAEEIEEETKDVICFHRLNSLYIEGLSNLIFFSSGNQNIEFPLLKQLTIKRCPKLIGFISQSSNQSGMHALFSEKVAVPSLEDMNISELNLKMIFYNDLAPGSFQNLRKISLCWCWSLKNLFPVSIAKDLPQLEEICIRGCGVEDIVLKGEGVVEQPVRFEFPQVSYLEVKRVEKLKCFYEGQHTIVWPMLKKLKTEGSVLLKMVASEHLRLVQGNEQPVLLVEEGGCHNRYGNFNISDTFPESIEIWTRNPQEMLGFKNFTNMQFYKCRSLKYIFTPSILFSLNLLQRIEVKECSSMEQVVREEEEAMTHKFTFLSLLYVTIELCSNLTNFHLGSQALEFPCLSDITIKECPKMTAFSSSVSKESGDASENVVDEGSTNDNNAAFFSNKVVIPSLKHLDLSSINIHKIWHHSSSPSIEYLRSLHVTSCHNLKYLLPSFLVKDLVQLKFLRIVDCNMMEQVIFKDGLDEEHQGRNQMFFSQVCALKITLNSNF, from the exons ATGGAGTTTGTTATTGCTATCGTTAGCTCTATTGTCGCTAAAGCTGTAGAGCTTACGATCTCTCCTATAAAAAACCACGTCAAATACCTTTCCAATCATCAGCAATATGTTGAGACCCTCAAGAACCGAGCTGAGAGGCTGAAAGATGCAAGGGACGGACTGCAGCATTCTGTTGATGCAGCTAAACGAAACGGTGAAGAGATCGAAGGTGATGTTGGCAAATGGCTGTCTGCAGTCGACAAAAAGATCCCTGAACTAGCAGAGAAAGTGATGCAAGATGAagaaaaagcaaagaaaaagTGTTTCATTGGTTTGTGTCCTAATTTTTGGACTCGTTACAAGCTTAGCCTGAAAGCTGAAGAGGACGCAAAGGCTGTTGCCGAGCTACTTGAACATGGCAAGTTTGGAAGGGTTTCAAATCGTGCAGCTCCGCAAGGTAACGTGGTTCCACCAGTTAAAGGTTACCAGGAATTCGAGTCAAGAACGTCGATTTTGATTGGAATAATGGAGGCACTAAAAGATGATAGCGTCAGCGTTATTGGGGTGCATGGTATGGGTGGGATTGGGAAAACAACGCTGGTCAAAGAAATCGCTGGAAAGGTCGAGGGCAAGATGTTTGATTCGGTTGTCATAGCAACCGTAACTCAAGCCATGGATATTGAGAAGATTCAGAACCAAATTGCAGACTTCTTGGGCTTGAAATTTGAGGAACAGAGTATGGTTGGAAAGGCATTTCGACTACGAGAAAGAATGAAGGAGAAGAGGATTTTGGTTGTGTTGGATGATATTTGGGAAAAGTTAGATATTGAGGAAGTTGGGATTCCTTTGGGAGATGAACACAAGGGATGCAAGTTGCTGTTAACTTCTAGAGAGCTCAATGTTTTATCAAATGGGATGGATGCTCAGAAAACTTTTCCCATTGGGTTTTTAAATGAAAAGGAAGCCTGGGGCCTGTTCAAGAAGAAGGCTGGTGATTGTGTTGAAAGTTGCGATTTGAAGCCTACAGCTATGGAGGTAGCCAAAAAATGTGCAGGACTGCCGATAGCCATTGAGACAGTTGCAGGGGCTTTGAGAAACAAAAGGTTGTTTGAATGGAAGAATGCTTTACGAGAACTAGAGAGGCCTTCGTCAAGCAAATTCACGGGGATAGCTGcggtacattcggctatagagtGGAGTTTTAATTATTTAGAAAGCGAGGAAGTTAAGCTGACGTTCTTGCTTTGCAGTGTAATAGGCCATAATGGTTTCGTTGAGGACTTGGTAAGATATACTCTAGGTTTGGGTTTATTTGATGGTGTCTACACTATGGAAGAAGCTAGAAATAAAGTATTGACGGTTGTGGCTAATCTCAAAGCGTCTGCCTTGTTGCTTGATAGTTATAATGATAAGCGCTTTGATATCCATGATGTTGTTTGGGATGCTGCTTTAGCTATTGCATCGAAGGCCTACCGTATGCTTGTTTTGAGAGATCATGATTCAAAGGAGTGGTCCGGTAAGTTGAAAATGAAGAGCTGGAGTGTGATCAGCTTACGTTGTCCTCAGATTATAGCTAACCTTCCTAAGGAGATGGAGTGTTCAGGACTTTCCTTTTTCCATATGGCCTATGATGGCGCGGTTAAAATTTCTCCCAATTTCTTCAAACAAACCGAAGGCCTCAAAGTCTTAGATTTGGTCGGAATGCAGTTTCCATCCCTGCCTGAATCAATCACTCACCTCACAGACCTTCGCATGTTGTGTCTAAAACGATGTGCAGTTGATAACATAACTATGCTTGGAGAGCTCAAGAATTTAGAAATCCTTGACCTTGCTAAGTCAGGTATCAAAGAACTACCTAAGGAGATGGCACAATTGACTCAATTAAGGTTGTTAGATTTGAGTTGGTGTAGAGAACTCAAAATCATCCCACCGAATGTGTTATCAGGTTTgtctaaattaaaagaattatatATGGGTGAAAGCTTTGTTGAATGGGAAAAGGGAGGAGTAGTTGAAAATAAGAGGAAAAATGCAAGCCTTGATGAATTAAACAATTTGCCTTGTCTAACTACTTTATATGTTCGTATTCTTGATGTCCAAATGATACCAAAGCACCGGTTTGTTGAGAAATTAGACAGATTCATGATTTTCGTAGGtaattatggaaattataattgtTGCTATAATTATGAATCTCTGAAAGCATTGAAGCTCATGTTTTATACAAACATTGATTTGGACAATGGGATGAAAATGTTGTTGATAAAGACACAAGATTTGTGCCTAGAGAGACTTGAAGAGGTCAAGAATGTACTTGTGGAGTTAAATAATGGGAAAGATCTTCCGCATTTAAAGAGACTTCATGTCAAAAATGGTATGCATGTCCAATATATTAAAACGAACAAAATTGGATTTTCTGAATTATGCTTCATCACACTTGAAAATTTACCGCAACTCGTTAGCTTTTGCTCTCCAGACGAAAGGTGTTCCACTAAGCCCTTGCTACTTTTCAATAAACAG ACATGTCATTGGATTACGAATTTGAGGAGCTTGATCATCAAAGGATGCGGTAAGTTGGAGCATCTGTTATCACCCTCTCTCGCTGGAAGTCTGGTGCAGCTCCAATGCTTTAAGATAGAGGATTGCGATGCGTTAAGGGACATAATACTTGCGGaggaaattgaagaagaaaggaaAGATGTGATTTGTTTCCATCAATTAAACTCCCTGTATATAGAAGGTCTTTCAAACCTCATCTTCTTCAGCTCAGGAAACCAGAATATCGAGTTCCCATTGTTGAAACAGCTAACAATTCAGCGTTGCCCCAAGTTAATAGGATTCGTTAGTCAGAGTAGTAATCAGTCCGGCATGCACGCTCTCTTCAGTGAGAAG GTTGCAGTTCCTAGCTTGGAAGACATGAATATCTCTGGGTTGAGTAATTTGAAGATGATATTTTATAATGACCTAGCACCAGGTTCCTTTCAAAATCTACGAAAAATAAGTCTGCGGTGGTGTGGGAGCCTGAAAAATCTATTTCCAGTTTCAATAGCCAAAGATCTTCCACAACTTGAAGAAATACGCATCATAGATTGTGGAGTGGAAGATATTGTATCGAAAGGGGAAGGAGTGGACATAATACTTGCAGAGGAAATTGAAGAAGAAACGAAAGATGTGATTTGTTTCCATCGATTAAACTCCCTGTATATAGAAGGTCTTTCAAACCTCATCTTCTTCAGCTCAGGAAACCAGAATATCGAGTTCCCATTGTTGAAACAGCTAACGATTAAGCGTTGCCCCAAGTTAATAGGATTCATTAGTCAGAGTAGTAATCAGTCCGGCATGCACGCTCTCTTCAGTGAGAAG GTTGCAGTTCCTAGCTTGGAAGACATGAATATCTCTGAGTTGAATTTGAAGATGATATTTTATAATGACCTAGCACCAGGTTCCTTTCAAAATCTACGAAAAATAAGTCTGTGCTGGTGTTGGAGCCTGAAAAATCTATTTCCAGTTTCAATAGCCAAAGATCTTCCACAGCTTGAAGAAATATGCATCAGAGGTTGTGGAGTAGAAGATATTGTATTGAAAGGGGAAGGAGTGGTGGAGCAGCCTGTGAGGTTTGAGTTTCCGCAAGTGTCTTACCTTGAGGTTAAACGGGTAGAAAAGCTCAAATGTTTCTATGAAGGGCAACATACAATAGTCTGGCCGATgttgaaaaaattgaaaacagAAGGTTCTGTTTTGCTAAAGATGGTGGCTTCGGAACATCTCCGATTAGTCCAAGGAAATGAGCAGCCAGTTTTGTTGGTTGAAGAG GGTGGATGCCATAACCGATATGGTAATTTCAACATCTCTGACACATTTCCGGAGTCGATAGAAATATGGACTAGGAACCCTCAAGAAATGTTGGGCTTCAAAAACTTTACCAACATGCAGTTTTATAAATGTAGAAGCTTGAAGTACATATTTACTCCGTCTATACTTTTTAGCCTCAATCTACTACAAAGGATAGAAGTGAAAGAATGCAGTTCAATGGAACAAGTAGTTAGGGAGGAGGAGGAAGCAATGACACATAAATTTACATTTCTTTCGCTACTCTACGTAACAATTGAGTTGTGTTCCAACTTGACAAATTTCCATTTGGGAAGTCAAGCTCTTGAATTTCCATGTTTGAGTGACATCACAATAAAAGAGTGTCCAAAAATGACTGCATTTTCTTCCTCAGTTTCAAAAGAGAGTGGTGATGCAAGTGAAAACGTGGTTGATGAAGGAAGCACCAATGATAACAATGCAGCTTTTTTCAGCAATAAG GTTGTCATTCCTAGTTTGAAGCATCTGGATTTGTCCTCCATTAACATTCATAAGATATGGCACCACTCATCCTCCCCATCTATCGAATACCTAAGGTCCTTGCACGTGACGAGTTGTCACAATTTGAAATACCTGCTCCCGTCTTTCTTAGTAAAAGACCTTGTGCAACTCAAATTCCTTAGAATTGTGGACTGTAATATGATGGAACAAGTAATATTCAAGGATGGATTGGATGAGGAACATCAAGGGAGGAATCAGATGTTTTTCTCACAAGTTTGTGCTTTGAAAATTACTTTGAATTCCAATTTTTGA